A region of Sugiyamaella lignohabitans strain CBS 10342 chromosome A, complete sequence DNA encodes the following proteins:
- the DOS2 gene encoding Dos2p (hypothetical protein; green fluorescent protein (GFP)-fusion protein localizes to the cytoplasm; GO_component: GO:0005737 - cytoplasm [Evidence IDA] [PMID 14562095]; GO_function: GO:0003674 - molecular_function [Evidence ND]; GO_process: GO:0008150 - biological_process [Evidence ND]) → MDFVYDKLQVAADTPGTAIGDVEGTSGDSTTTVSDQTQQSNTHERKQSSSIDIAADKLETGIENAYTRLSNAATNTNWSSLWATVKKQGENALKETTKDINAFRKEVGSLLANQDAQNPGSNTGSGDASDLSSSQETVVKKTPTSASPVDSKPSSSTMLSELTKRAQIYIDTLDRDLEKIENAAGSYVGKIGKDVKSFLKDAVTVDAPGVLRGDDDSDSGEDAPAEILFDVPEAIRTQIYSTRLDAQLHALHTSTQPFLTTTTEPDYESFAKEFNIDTHTEIIAEDLDKYKPLRTLMESLVPEKVSYNEFWAKYYYMRKQIQDQELRRKILVQKASEQAGDEKDISWEDDEEDEDDSEAIGGVSKGKEPKNSKAPAAAVSNSTSTRSSTDGSYDLVSKTNSTVDLSTTESKPASTSKAIDEKDDEEEEDDWE, encoded by the coding sequence ATGGATTTCGTCTATGATAAGCTCCAGGTTGCAGCTGATACCCCTGGTACTGCTattggtgatgttgaaggCACATCTGGTGATTCTACTACAACTGTCTCAGATCAGACTCAACAATCAAACACCCATGAACGCAAGCAGTCGTCTTCTATCGATATTGCAGCAGACAAGCTTGAAACTGGGATTGAGAATGCTTATACTCGACTATCGAATGCTGCTACAAATACAAATTGGAGCTCACTATGGGCGACAGTGAAGAAACAAGGAGAAAACGCTCTTAAGGAGACTACCAAGGATATCAATGCCTTTAGAAAGGAGGTTGGAAGTCTACTTGCCAATCAGGATGCCCAGAACCCTGGTTCTAATACTGGTAGTGGAGATGCATCTGATctgtcttcttctcagGAGACAGTAGTCAAGAAGACTCCTACATCGGCTTCTCCAGTAGATAGTAAACCCTCGTCATCTACCATGCTCTCTGAATTGACTAAACGTGCTCAAATCTACATTGATACTCTCGATAGAGATTTGGagaaaattgaaaatgctgctggttccTACGTAGGCAAAATTGGTAAGGATGTCAAATCATTTCTTAAAGATGCCGTTACTGTTGATGCACCAGGAGTCCTACGAGGAGATGACGATTCTGATAGCGGAGAAGATGCGCCTGCAGAAATTCTGTTTGATGTTCCCGAAGCTATTCGTACCCAGATCTATTCCACTCGACTGGACGCGCAATTACATGCTCTACACACATCTACTCAGCCATTCCTAACAACCACTACCGAACCCGACTACGAGTCTTTTGCTAAAGAATTCAATATCGACACACATACTGAGATTATTGCTGAAGATCTAGATAAGTACAAGCCGTTGCGAACACTTATGGAGTCTTTGGTGCCCGAAAAAGTCAGTTATAACGAGTTTTGGGCGAAGTATTATTATATGAGAAAGCAGATTCAAGACCAAGAACTAAGACGGAAGATCCTTGTTCAAAAGGCCTCAGAACAAGCTGGTGATGAAAAGGATATTTCTTgggaagatgacgaagaagacgaggacgaCAGCGAAGCTATTGGTGGTGTATCTAAAGGAAAAGAACCCAAGAACTCCAAAGCTCCTGCAGCCGCAGTTTCCAATTCTACCTCTACCAGATCGTCTACAGATGGCAGCTATGATCTGGTCTCTAAGACCAACTCTACTGTAGACTTGTCAACGACCGAATCTAAACCAGCATCCACCAGTAAGGCAATTGACGAGAAAgacgatgaggaagaagaggatgacTGGGAGTAA
- the STH1 gene encoding RSC chromatin remodeling complex ATPase subunit STH1 (ATPase component of the RSC chromatin remodeling complex; required for expression of early meiotic genes; promotes base excision repair in chromatin; essential helicase-related protein homologous to Snf2p; GO_component: GO:0016586 - RSC complex [Evidence IDA] [PMID 10619019]; GO_component: GO:0016586 - RSC complex [Evidence IDA] [PMID 12183366]; GO_component: GO:0016586 - RSC complex [Evidence IDA] [PMID 8980231]; GO_component: GO:0005634 - nucleus [Evidence IEA,IEA]; GO_component: GO:0005634 - nucleus [Evidence IDA] [PMID 1396591]; GO_component: GO:0005634 - nucleus [Evidence IDA] [PMID 1549132]; GO_function: GO:0005524 - ATP binding [Evidence IEA,IEA]; GO_function: GO:0003677 - DNA binding [Evidence IEA]; GO_function: GO:0015616 - DNA translocase activity [Evidence IDA] [PMID 12183366]; GO_function: GO:0015616 - DNA translocase activity [Evidence IDA] [PMID 16455496]; GO_function: GO:0015616 - DNA translocase activity [Evidence IDA] [PMID 17188033]; GO_function: GO:0015616 - DNA translocase activity [Evidence IDA] [PMID 17918861]; GO_function: GO:0008094 - DNA-dependent ATPase activity [Evidence IDA] [PMID 12183366]; GO_function: GO:0008094 - DNA-dependent ATPase activity [Evidence IDA] [PMID 9799253]; GO_function: GO:0004386 - helicase activity [Evidence IEA,IEA]; GO_function: GO:0004386 - helicase activity [Evidence IDA] [PMID 12183366]; GO_function: GO:0016787 - hydrolase activity [Evidence IEA]; GO_function: GO:0070577 - lysine-acetylated histone binding [Evidence IDA] [PMID 20126658]; GO_function: GO:0003676 - nucleic acid binding [Evidence IEA]; GO_function: GO:0000166 - nucleotide binding [Evidence IEA]; GO_process: GO:0043044 - ATP-dependent chromatin remodeling [Evidence IDA] [PMID 10025404]; GO_process: GO:0043044 - ATP-dependent chromatin remodeling [Evidence IDA] [PMID 12183366]; GO_process: GO:0043044 - ATP-dependent chromatin remodeling [Evidence IDA] [PMID 8980231]; GO_process: GO:0000086 - G2/M transition of mitotic cell cycle [Evidence IMP] [PMID 9799253]; GO_process: GO:0006284 - base-excision repair [Evidence IMP] [PMID 24674626]; GO_process: GO:0007049 - cell cycle [Evidence IEA]; GO_process: GO:0016568 - chromatin modification [Evidence IEA]; GO_process: GO:0031055 - chromatin remodeling at centromere [Evidence IMP] [PMID 12697820]; GO_process: GO:0007059 - chromosome segregation [Evidence IGI] [PMID 12697820]; GO_process: GO:0007010 - cytoskeleton organization [Evidence IGI,IMP] [PMID 12072455]; GO_process: GO:0006302 - double-strand break repair [Evidence IMP] [PMID 16024655]; GO_process: GO:0007126 - meiotic nuclear division [Evidence IMP] [PMID 10320476]; GO_process: GO:0006337 - nucleosome disassembly [Evidence IDA] [PMID 16492771]; GO_process: GO:0016584 - nucleosome positioning [Evidence IMP] [PMID 21343911]; GO_process: GO:0006355 - regulation of transcription, DNA-templated [Evidence IEA]; GO_process: GO:0006355 - regulation of transcription, DNA-templated [Evidence IMP] [PMID 10320476]; GO_process: GO:0006355 - regulation of transcription, DNA-templated [Evidence IMP] [PMID 10329629]; GO_process: GO:0006368 - transcription elongation from RNA polymerase II promoter [Evidence IDA] [PMID 17081996]; GO_process: GO:0006351 - transcription, DNA-templated [Evidence IEA]; GO_process: GO:0061587 - transfer RNA gene-mediated silencing [Evidence IMP] [PMID 23707796]), producing the protein MAVATGTPSTVTPVVVPSPTPNTGSIPVPINKEQVRLLLLRWNALKRKGAREDSNPELAEITRVLKDISNAQKLYKVREDKIQSLRKDSRIEELKPSTSTSTGDVTGDNASQSSNKLDVLRAQIKAFQILSRNLDVPAALQSVLVNSVTDDLNDRVQQQVKEEEEQQKAEKQEQDPRSSHSRFQKSYDRLFKQYEKRLRSVGGKAEVVIRNRLSCRVAELEHLPGNLGTIDTKSIDYTPDDEISASEDILKLKAVIELKGLRLLTKQKSLRQHIVYSIGAKTDPLAESMMSRSLNRRIKVHTAQEMRLTEQLELQQRMERERKQRETQLLYVSGVCSHSNEVANSQQQRQFRNFTLSKSISQMHSLIEREESKRSERTAKQRLQALRSNDEDAYLKLLDQTKDTRITHLLKQTNSFLDSLAQAVKVQQQQAGVPMASQADDDSEGNDKIDYYEVAHRIKEQVSKQPSILVGGTLKEYQIKGLQWMVSLYNNNLNGILADEMGLGKTIQSISLITYLIEVKKQPGPYLVIVPLSTLTNWTLEFEKWAPAVKKVVYKGPPNARKAQQGIIRMGDFQVLLTTYEYIIKDRPILSKIKWTHMIIDEGHRMKNTNSKLSSTLTQYYSSRHRLILTGTPLQNNLPELWALLNFVLPKIFNSVKTFDEWFNTPFANTGGQDKMELTEEETLLIIRRLHKVLRPFLLRRLKKDVEKDLPDKVEKVIKCKMSAIQAKLYEQMLKHNILFIGDGGKSKMSVKGLNNRVMQLRKICNHPYVFEEVENIINPTRGNNDNLWRVAGKFELLDRIFPKFVKTDHRVLMFFQMTQIMDIMEDYLRLRGIQYLRLDGSTKADERSELLKLFNAPDSPYFCFLLSTRAGGLGLNLQTADTVIIYDTDWNPHQDLQAQDRAHRIGQTKEVRILRLITEDSVEEAILGRAHSKLEIDGKVIQAGKFDNKSTSEEQEAFLRSLLEAEEQRREQKDEDDEMDDDELNEILARSEEERELFNKMDAERNATSEYGKDKERDRLYGYDELPEEYQQDVTQYLEPAKEKNLGRGARERKTVYYDDGLTEEQWLDAVDTDAAALEEAIAKKRARMERRQERKSRLAAGLPLEDETSAADDDDDDKVKSNGASRKRKRSRSVKDNSSEPEDADEEQVNNDFDNDDDDEAEQSRQTKKSNTRNGDSRRVSTKLNGAGADPLAPKQRAALTKASLELVEVITSSVEDESGRDRSAIFAELPPKSIYPDYYVLIQEPIALNIIRKNIRNKVYKTLEEVKSSFDLMFANARTYNEPGSFVYEDADVLDNLISEKYAELKPSLDKVLDSDSSSSAVNGGVKEEEHENGSVKTSMPTLKIKLSKGREDE; encoded by the exons ATGGCCGTCGCGACTGGCACGCCTTCAACGGTAACTCCTGTCGTAGTGCCTAGTCCTACACCTAATACTGGAAGTATTCCAGTTCCTATAAATAAGGAACAGGTCAggctgctacttctg AGATGGAATGCCTTGAAGAGAAAGGGAGCACGCGAGGACTCTAACCCTGAATTAGCAGAGATCACTCGTGTTCTCAAAGATATTTCAAATGCTCAGAAGCTATATAAAGTTCGAGAAGACAAGATTCAGAGCTTACGAAAAGATTCTCGGATCGAGGAACTCAAACCTTCAACTTCGACTTCAACTGGTGATGTTACTGGTGACAACGCGAGTCAATCATCTAACAAATTAGATGTTCTTCGTGCTCAGATCAAAGCGTTCCAGATTTTATCCCGTAACTTGGACGTGCCAGCTGCATTGCAAAGTGTCTTGGTAAACTCGGTGACTGATGACTTGAATGATAGAGTACAACAACAAgtcaaggaagaagaagagcaacaAAAGGCagagaaacaagaacaagatcCTCGTTCGTCTCATTCTAGATTCCAAAAGTCATATGATCGATTATTTAAACAGTATGAAAAACGACTTCGTTCTGTGGGCGGCAAGGCAGAAGTGGTTATTCGTAACCGACTTTCATGTCGAGTAGCCGAACTCGAGCATTTACCAGGTAACTTAGGTACTATCGACACCAAATCTATTGACTACACACCAGACGATGAGATTAGTGCTAGCGAAGACATACTCAAACTCAAAGCGGTTATCGAACTCAAGGGTTTACGGCTATTGACCAAACAAAAGAGTCTGCGTCAGCATATAGTGTATAGTATTGGTGCCAAAACAGATCCACTAGCGGAGAGTATGATGAGTAGGTCTCTTAATAGACGAATCAAGGTGCATACTGCTCAGGAGATGAGACTCACAGAACAGCTGGAATTACAACAGAGAATGGAACGGGAGCGTAAACAACGAGAAACACAACTGTTATATGTTTCTGGTGTATGTAGCCATTCCAATGAGGTGGCTAACTCACAGCAACAACGACAATTCCGCAACTTTACTCTGTCTAAATCGATAAGTCAAATGCATAGTCTGATTGAGAGAGAGGAATCCAAGAGATCAGAAAGAACTGCGAAACAACGTTTGCAAGCACTTAGATCcaatgatgaagatgcatATCTTAAATTGCTGGATCAGACCAAGGACACTCGTATTACGCATTTGTTGAAGCAGACCAATTCGTTCTTAGACTCATTAGCACAAGCTGTTAAAgttcagcaacagcaggctGGCGTGCCAATGGCATCTCAAGCAGATGATGACTCTGAAGGGAATGATAAAATCGACTATTACGAGGTTGCTCATCGTATCAAGGAGCAAGTTTCCAAGCAGCCAAGTATTTTGGTTGGTGGTACGCTGAAAGAGTATCAGATCAAGGGCTTACAATGGATGGTTTCTCTTTATAACAACAACTTGAATGGTATCTTAGCCGATGAAATGGGTCTTGGTAAGACTATCCAATCTATCTCACTGATTACGTACTTGATTGAAGTCAAGAAACAGCCTGGTCCGTATCTCGTTATTGTGCCTCTTTCAACCTTGACCAACTGGACCTTGGAGTTTGAGAAGTGGGCTCCTGCTGTTAAAAAGGTAGTGTACAAGGGACCACCCAATGCTAGGAAGGCCCAGCAAGGAATTATTAGAATGGGTGATTTCCAGGTCTTGTTGACGACATATGAGTACATTATTAAGGACCGTCCAATTCTTTCGAAGATCAAGTGGACCCATATGATTATCGATGAAGGTCATCGTATGAAAAACACCAACTCTAAGCTTAGTTCAACTCTTACCCAGTACTACAGTTCTAGACACCGTCTTATTCTTACCGGTACACCTCTTCAGAACAATCTTCCTGAGTTGTGGGCTCTGTTGAACTTTGTCTTGCCAAAGATTTTCAACTCTGTGAAAACATTCGACGAATGGTTCAATACACCATTTGCTAATACCGGTGGTCAAGATAAGATGGAGctgactgaagaagagactCTACTTATTATCAGACGTTTGCACAAGGTGTTAAGACCGTTCTTACTGAGAAGATTAAAGAAAGATGTCGAAAAGGATCTACCAGACAAGGTTGAAAAGGTCATCAAATGTAAAATGTCAGCTATCCAAGCCAAACTGTATGAACAAATGCTCAAGCACAACATTTTGTTCATCGGTGACGGTGGCAAGTCAAAGATGTCAGTCAAGGGTCTTAATAACAGAGTCATGCAGCTTCGTAAGATTTGTAACCATCCTTATGTGTTCGAAGAAGTTGAGAATATCATTAATCCTACTCGTGGCAACAATGATAACTTGTGGAGAGTAGCAGGTAAATTTGAACTGTTGGACAGAATTTTCCCGAAATTTGTTAAGACCGATCACAGAGTATTGATGTTCTTTCAAATGACGCAGATTATGGATATCATGGAAGATTACTTGAGACTTCGAGGCATTCAATATCTTCGTTTGGATGGTAGTACCAAGGCAGATGAGCGTTCCGAACTGCTCAAGTTGTTTAATGCACCCGATTCCCCatacttttgtttcttgttgAGTACCAGAGCAGGTGGTCTGGGTCTTAATTTGCAGACTGCTGATACGGTTATCATCTATGATACAGATTGGAATCCTCACCAGGATTTACAAGCTCAGGATCGTGCACACCGTATTGGACAGACCAAGGAAGTGCGTATTTTACGATTGATCACCGAAGActctgttgaagaagcgATTCTTGGAAGAGCACATTCGAAGCTTGAAATTGACGGAAAGGTCATTCAGGCTGGTAAATTCGATAACAAGTCGACATCAGAAGAGCAAGAGGCGTTCTTACGATCATTGctagaagcagaagaacaGCGTCGTGAGCAgaaagatgaagacgacgaaaTGGATGATGACGAGCTTAACGAGATCTTGGCTCGAAGTGAGGAAGAACGTGAGTTGTTCAACAAAATGGATGCCGAACGAAATGCTACTAGCGAGTATGGCAAGGACAAAGAGCGTGATCGATTGTATGGATATGATGAACTTCCCGAGGAGTATCAACAAGATGTCACTCAATATTTGGAACCTGCAAAGGAGAAGAATTTGGGCAGAGGAGCTCGTGAAAGAAAGACTGTTTACTATGACGACGGTCTTACCGAGGAGCAATGGcttgatgctgttgataccgatgctgctgctcttgaagaggCTATTGCCAAGAAAAGAGCTCGTATGGAGCGTAGGCAAGAACGCAAGAGTAGATTGGCAGCTGGACTTCCTCTTGAGGATGAGacttcagctgctgatgacgacgatgacgacaaGGTGAAATCTAATGGAGCCAGTCGTAAAAGAAAGCGTAGTCGTAGTGTTAAGGATAATTCTAGCGAGCCTGAAGACGCCGATGAGGAGCAGGTAAACAATGAttttgataatgatgacgatgatgaagctgaaCAAAGTCGACAGACTAAGAAGTCCAATACTCGTAACGGCGATAGTCGAAGAGTATCAACAAAACTCAATGGAGCAGGTGCTGACCCACTAGCACCTAAACAACGAGCTGCACTTACCAAAGCCAGTTTAGAGCTTGTTGAAGTTATCACGTCATCAGTCGAAGACGAATCAGGACGAGACAGGTCGGCCATTTTTGCAGAATTACCACCTAAGTCCATTTATCCTGACTACTATGTCCTTATCCAAGAGCCCATTGCATTGAACATCATCCGCAAGAACATTCGGAACAAAGTGTATAAAACACTTGAAGAGGTCAAATCCAGTTTCGATCTCATGTTTGCAAACGCTCGTACTTACAACGAACCAGGATCGTTCGTGTATGAAGATGCCGATGTCCTGGATAATCTTATTTCAGAAAAGTACGCCGAACTCAAGCCGAGTCTCGACAAAGTGCTTGACAGCGACAGCTCTAGTTCAGCCGTTAATGGTGGtgtcaaagaagaagagcatgAAAACGGCTCGGTCAAAACATCCATGCCTACCCTGAAAATCAAACTTTCAAAAGGTCGTGAAGACGAGTAG
- the SYT1 gene encoding Arf family guanine nucleotide exchange factor SYT1, with protein sequence MPSISLRRKKVQAEGPQSAGPVPASGAGYHYEMLPPASSPAPDRAGGSFDPGTDSGTTDSQTSGLTEPAASEGAMAFNERPDSSGGGRGDRRTTRMASSSSFSSSSSTSGVHHKLASVFSSSSSTSSSSKSSRKSFLKRNSSSLLRAGSSSTSGKSGFRRRDLKASLGINGKKEDPSSQPQSQLDIERADVNRQQQEQQQQATFLIPNSTGSTGTSPNSYNNTLSQTSLSRPGSSPNFGSTPGASSSVVSLLSRVRQSFEDLRDVTGMVMGSNNNNGSSHNVNSGVSSAPLTSMTRSRASTFQSVRSTDTSTTGVRSPPLLPLSTLQSPTFPSSELHGTQQQSSPHSRTSSIVILSPRLSAAGVSPISPVEANRSSSRSSSRINSPLASATTSDLMIPAITLENPEHPTTSSSPREHQQLEDLPENAIQKVTFNSLYSKSIPDLSSTSTLQPGPRAMVSVSGEPSNNNSIQHASKPSNSSDKSRSYSGFGAPNLGAPPSFKERLRRKTFSMIFPDNDLPFGSASPTDSSVAQTSTSLTPTTASTSSSRTGWSNNASMAPPPHTPVSSTYTSDSPPWQAGVLSSTDSGETIDFASLSTSTNSETPSGDTTLKPKRVPLMRSLSSQEVIDNSQNQNSPTSSDSGLATVVDSEFSPKSRPRSKTVGSVSNEYKAMSASSHGSSNTSSFLPRPSFGSLLTGKLRSESESSIPFNKKSSPSPRPSFSFSTAAEERLPERHIVDNELESPEVYLVRLKETTTLGTSLVAVLSQSDQPFHREVLQLCIDNESFAGEPLDMALRKFLMHFRLPKETQQIDRVLEAFATTYHKNNPDVYVDRETTYFVVFSLVILHTDFFNKNNRHKMAKNEYVNNTRSDDVPDVVLEVSVTCVPLLGKDALLLPKQY encoded by the coding sequence ATGCCGTCGATTTCCTTACGTCGAAAGAAGGTTCAAGCGGAGGGGCCTCAGTCAGCTGGACCGGTGCCAGCGTCAGGTGCTGGGTACCACTATGAGATGCTCCCCCCGGcctcttcaccagcaccagataGAGCTGGTGGTAGTTTTGATCCAGGAACAGATTCCGGGACTACAGACTCGCAAACTAGTGGTTTGACAGAACCCGCTGCTAGCGAGGGTGCGATGGCATTCAATGAAAGGCCTGATAGCAGTGGCGGCGGCCGAGGAGACCGTCGTACTACCCGAATGgcgtcgtcatcatcgttttcatcatcatccagTACTAGTGGAGTCCATCATAAACTAGCATCAGTattctcatcatcatcttcaacttcgtcatcgtcgaAATCGAGTAGAAAATCGTTTCTAAAGAGGAATTCCAGCTCATTGCTGCGAGCGGGTTCATCTAGCACCAGCGGTAAATCAGGGtttagaagaagagattTGAAAGCTTCTTTAGGAATTAATGGCAAGAAAGAAGACCCATCGTCACAGCCACAATCACAATTAGATATAGAAAGAGCTGATGTCAACCGTCAACAAcaggaacagcagcagcaggccaCTTTCCTGATCCCGAACTCGACCGGAAGTACAGGCACCAGTCCAAACTCTTATAACAATACTTTGTCTCAGACATCACTCAGTCGACCTGGAAGTTCACCCAATTTTGGGTCTACACCTGGagcttcgtcttcggtGGTGTCGCTTCTATCAAGAGTACGGCAATCGTTTGAGGATTTGAGAGATGTCACTGGGATGGTCATGGGttcaaacaacaacaatggtAGCAGTCATAATGTCAATTCAGGGGTTAGCTCGGCTCCGTTGACGTCCATGACACGATCTCGAGCTAGCACTTTCCAATCAGTTCGTTCAACAGATACCAGTACCACCGGTGTAAGATCACCTCCATTACTGCCTCTGAGTACCCTTCAGTCTCCTACTTTTCCGAGTAGTGAACTCCACGGTACCCAGCAGCAGTCATCTCCACATTCTAGAACCTCGTCGATTGTTATTTTGTCTCCAAGATTATCTGCAGCAGGGGTTTCTCCTATCAGTCCTGTTGAGGCTAATAGGAGCTCTAGTCggagtagcagcagaataAACAGCCCTCTTGCATCTGCAACTACATCCGATCTGATGATCCCAGCCATTACACTTGAAAATCCAGAGCATCCTACCACTTCATCGTCACCCCGTgaacatcaacagcttgaAGATTTACCCGAAAATGCTATCCAAAAAGTGACATTTAACAGTCTTTATTCGAAAAGCATTCCAGACCTGAGTTCTACGTCCACTCTTCAGCCAGGACCAAGGGCTATGGTATCTGTATCTGGCGAACCAAGCAATAACAACTCAATCCAACATGCATCAAAACCTTCAAATTCCTCTGACAAATCACGCTCGTATTCAGGCTTTGGAGCGCCGAACCTTGGAGCCCCACCATCGTTTAAAGAAAGGTTGAGGCGCAAGACCTTTTCGATGATCTTCCCTGATAACGACCTCCCCTTTGGCAGCGCCAGTCCAACCGATTCGTCGGTTGCTcaaacatcaacatcgttAACACCAACCacagcatcaacttcaagTTCAAGGACTGGCTGGAGTAATAACGCTAGCATGGCACCACCTCCACATACTCCTGTGTCGTCAACTTATACATCGGACTCACCACCGTGGCAAGCTGGAGTCTTATCGAGTACTGATTCAGGCGAGACTATAGATTTTGCATCCTTATCTACTAGTACCAATTCCGAAACGCCTTCAGGAGATACTACTCTTAAACCAAAGCGAGTTCCATTGATGAGATCGCTTTCAAGTCAAGAGGTTATCGACAATAGCCAGAATCAAAATTCGCCAACTAGCAGTGACTCTGGTTTAGCCACAGTTGTTGATAGCGAATTTTCACCTAAAAGTCGTCCCAGAAGTAAGACAGTTGGATCTGTCTCTAATGAGTACAAGGCCATGTCGGCTAGTAGTCACGGGTCTTCCAATACAAGCAGCTTTCTTCCCCGTCCTTCGTTTGGCTCACTTTTAACCGGAAAATTAAGATCCGAGAGTGAGTCGAGTATTCCATTTAACAAAAAGTCATCTCCTAGCCCACGTCCATCTTTTTCATTTAGcacagctgctgaagaacGTCTGCCTGAGCGTCATATTGTGGACAACGAGCTTGAATCTCCAGAGGTATATCTGGTACGGTTGAAAGAAACCACTACACTTGGTACATCATTAGTGGCGGTGCTCTCCCAATCCGATCAACCGTTTCATCGAGAAGTTTTACAGTTGTGCATTGACAACGAATCATTTGCTGGCGAGCCTCTTGATATGGCACTCCGCAAGTTCCTGATGCATTTTCGTTTGCCAAAAGAAACACAGCAAATCGATAGAGTACTTGAAGCGTTTGCCACGACCTATCACAAAAACAATCCCGATGTTTACGTCGATCGCGAAACAACTTATTTTGTGGTATTCTCGCTTGTCATCCTACATACAGACTTTTTCAACAAGAATAATCGACACAAGATGGCCAAGAATGAATACGTCAACAACACACGCTCTGACGATGTCCCAGACGTAGTTCTAGAGGTAAGTGTCACATGCGTCCCATTGTTGGGCAAAGATGCTTTACTACTCCCAAAACAATACTAA